In the Oncorhynchus tshawytscha isolate Ot180627B linkage group LG17, Otsh_v2.0, whole genome shotgun sequence genome, ggcaatttattgccctggccacatctgcagtcctcatgccgaaagcacgttcacgcagatgagcagggaccccaTTTTGGTCTGTAGCGGTAGCCATGTGATCTACAATTCTGACAGTGTTAGAAACATCAATTATCCCTTCCTAAACGGTTTTCTAAACATATGGCCCTTTCTTATCAGCGAGAACTAACCTTTCAAATAAAGATACACTTACCGAGTTGACGTACTACACTTCCACCCCAGTTACAATCAGGTGTTCGGAGCGCTAGATAGACTGAGATTACCTGTATAATTACCTGCCTTCCGTAAACAAGCGCTGTAATGTGGCGATATAGGTTTagtgttcccacacggccataaaggtgtgtagtaatttaacctttttttttgtgttttgaaAGTGATTTCTCGCCGATATGAAAGATGCGTGACTTTCCAAAACCATACCACATGCGATGCTTGTCTGTCAACACTTATAGCAAGCGTCGGGGCTCTTAACAAAAGTCAGCCTGGAAGAAGATACCTTCGTCAATTGGCGCTAAAGGTAGTTAATGTCTATGAATGGGAATACTAGCACGGATTGTCTGTGTAACTCATCTCATGTCCATATGCTCTAGGTGGGTGGTTTTCCAGTCTCTTCTCTGGCCTGTTTGGTACCAAAGAGATGAGGATCCTGATCCTGGGGTTGGACGGAGCTGGTAAAACTACCATCCTGTACCGCCTGCAGGTCGGAGAGGTGGTCACCACCATTCCAAGTAATTAACTTTTTTTCCCTTCTAATTTCTTCCTACTTTGAAAGACTGTTCACACAAGATCTGTTGCCTAGTTCCAGGCGCATACATGGAAAATCCATTAGTGTGCTCCAAAATGAGTTGAATGAGTCTCATAAATAAAGGGGTGGTTAAAGTGCATTCCTTTCTTTGCCATTTGTGCTCAAGGTTTTTAAATCTCTGCCATTGTGTCGTACAGCGATCGGCTTCAACGTGGAGACGGTGACGTACAAGAACCTGAAGTTCCAGGTGTGGGATCTTGGTGGACAGACGAGTATCAGGTAATTTCTATGAATATCACAACAAGCGTTTCCTGTTTATGTATACACACATAGACATTGTTCAATGTGAAAGGTAGACAGACGCTTCCTCAAGACAGCGCAACTTTCCATTCATTATTGTGCCATACCTCTTTACAATTTAGAGGGTTTGGCCTACTTGCTTCTGCCCTTCGTTCTCCTTCAAACACTTGTATCTCTCTCCCAGGCCATACTGGCGTTGTTATTACTCCAACACAGATGCTGTCATCTACGTGGTGGACAGCAGTGACCGAGACAGGATGGGCATCTCTAAGTCTGAGCTtgtcaccatgctggaggtagGTCGTGTGGATAGGCCTACATTCATTGCATTGATAAGAGTGCCGGTGTCAATTTGTGTATGAGGCAGGTATACAGACCGTTGGTTGAGGTGCTCTGGAGAGCAACTTTGGGCAAATAGTAATGCTCAATGTATTTTCTCCATATGACTCTCTCTCacgttgtgtgtgtttgtctcttcaGGAAGAGGAGTTGAAGAAAGCCATCCTGGTGGTGTTTGCAAACAAGCAGGACATGGAACAGTCCATGACCCCGGCTGAGGTGGCCAACTCCCTGGGCCTCCCCGCCCTCAAAGACAGGAAGTGGCAGATCTTCAAGACCTCCGCCACCAAGGGCACGGGCCTGGACGAGGCCATGGAGTGGTGAGGGTTTGCTTGACATTATAGCCATGTAGCAGACGCTCTTTTCAACAGCGATTTACTACACCCGGATTTAACATCAGCGATTTGAGTTCTCCTGGTCTAGAACACGCTGTCATCTCCAGTTGGTTAACCAGAGTCCCACTCATTGTGGGTGAAATAATAACCACATAGCATATTAAGAGGTAGAGCAGAGGTTATTTTATCACATGTAGAAGAGATGTGTCCTGTCCtcgtgggggtagaagctgtttagaagcctctttagaagcctcttggacctagacttgatgctctggtaccgcttgccgtgcgatagtagaggaacagtctatgactagggtggctggagtctttgacaatttttagggccttcctctgtcaccacctggtatataggtcctgcatggcaggaagcttggccccagtgatgtactgggccgtacgcactactctctgtagtgccttgcggtcggaggccgagcagttgccgtaccaggcgatggtacagctgtaaaaaccttttgaggatctgaggacccatgccaaatcttttcagtctcctgagggggaataggttttgtcgtgccctcttcacaactgtcttggtgtgcttggaccatgttagtttgttcgTGATGCGGACACCAagtaacttgaagctctcaacctgctccactaaagccccgtcgatgagaatggggccatgctcagtcctccttttcctgtagttcacgatcatctcctttgtcttgatcaggttgagggagaggttgttgtccttgcatcacatggtcaggtctctgacctccctataggctgtcttgtcggtgatcaggtctcccactgttgtgtcatcagctaacttaatggtgttggagttgtgcctggccatgcagtcaagagtgaacagggagtacaggaggggactgagcacgcacccctgaggggccccagtgttgaggatcagcatggcgaatgtgttgttacctacccttaccacctgggggcggcctgtcaggaagtccaggatccagttgcagagggaggtgtttagtcccaggctcCTTAGATTAGTGATAATGAATCATGTCATCTGCATGTTGATGTACTATTACTCAACaatgtttgctctctctctctctccataggcTGGTGGAAGCCCTGAAGAGCAGGCAGTAAAGACAGCCCACACCTCTTGTTCTCTGTAAATACTCCTGAACTCCTGTATAAAATACTTCCTGATTGGACCGCTCAGGAGGACCAGTGACTGCACTCCTTCCAGGGGCACGTTCAGTACGCAAATGTTGTGAATAGAAATGTCATGAATAGAGCTGACGTGAATCCTTACTCTACATGTCACAGgttctacacaatacatttctatatGAAGGTTCCAAAACATTGTGCCCTGCTGAACACAGCCCTGCCCTATCCCTGAAGCCTTCACCATGCCTAGCCCCTCCATGCCTTCCAGCCTGGGATAGAGAGGCTGCAATATAGTATATTACCTTGTCCCAAAACACTTATCGCCCATAGCCCTGTGGTGTTTGCAGATCTGAAGAGGACCGAGTAATGTGGTGATGGCTCCACATTAGACCTCCAATTGGATGTACGACACACATAGATTATATAGTATCTTCTGCCATTTTTGGTGAACCCTTCTGATCTGTAAACACCAAGGGGTTGGCTCAGGGGCAAAGAACTGACTGGCCCCTTCAAGGAAGAGGACCTGAGCAACGTTACTGCAGCTGGTGCTGTTTTTTATTGCACTACTCatactgaattttttttttttttcattaaactTCTGTTGGGTGTGTAAATAAAGTTTGAGGTTGTTAGTTTAGGCCTTTTCATTGGATTGCTAAAACTTTAATGTCAGTTGTTGGACACTAACTGCTTAATTTGTATGCTACAACTTTTATTGCATATTTGAGCTTGTACAGTGAAAATTACCCTCAGTAACATGGATTACAGACTGAATATATACACCTTTGTGGTCAAATTATTTATCTCCCACCCAAGAAGCATTATTGTAACGTTCAACAGGACCATTGATATTTTTCCAATAAGATTGTTCAAAGAAAGCAGCACAATATAGTATTTAATTGAAaaagttgtgtttgtgtgtaaaccCCTTAGACAATCTTGGACTTCTCAAATCCTTGACTGAGAATTCATACAGATGTGACTGTCAGCTCCTGCATTAAGCAAGATATGGTTGCCTGGTCTTCTCATCCATCCTTGCTAGAAAATGGATAATAATTTCACCATAGCCAAGTCCTTGAGTGAGTTCCTCTGTCTCTTGGCTTTGTAGTCAGGCCtcgatcttgtttttgtgtttctTCCTGGCTGCGATGTCAGGGTTAACCACCGCCTGAGAGCAGAATAAAAGGTTAGTGTCTGCTGTTCATCACTTACTCAACGATTTACCAGTTTGGCCACATAGAGCAGGTTTCTCACAACAGATCTGAAAATATTTAAATGAATTTTGGCCAAGGAATCTGTGGAATAATTTGAGGGTGTAATACAATGTAATATTTATGTTCATGGGCTACCAGGGATATTAGTATCCACCAATGTTATATTTTTAATAATATTTTTTGTTAAACAAGAATAGGCAACTTTtatggggtgggggccacaacaaaaatctgaactcatgaTGGGCTGCAGTTGCTTGTGGGTCTGCATACACAATAGGCAAATGTTGATGACataagaggaaaactgctgatgcacaaccaaatttcagaATTGCACCATGTGTGTTCTACCTCGCAACAGTAAATTGAGACGCCGACTGAGTTCCGTATCCCTGCTGTGATTTATGTTTTAAAAgtatgttttctctcttccttgtGTATAACTGCAGGATATTAGCTTTAAAGCTGTAACAAAAAGTCTGCCACATGACAAAATCTGTTGAATTGCAGGTAATGAGCTTGAAAACTGCAAAACTCTCCCTCTGTGCCAAGAGGCAGGCCTGTAAAGTGTTCCTTTCCAGGGCCCATGCACGAATTCAGTGCATGTATTCGAATTCAGTGCATGTATGCTACTTTTTTCTCCCTCGAGATGTGTTCTGATTATGAGGGGGTCCCTAATGAATTTGCTGTCACAAAAAGGGGTCCCCGGACCCAAAAAGTTtgagacccctgccatagagtACATACCTGCATAGCCTTGTGTTTCTTGCGGTGGGCCGCCCTCTGTGAGGCATCCTTCTGAACAGCTGAGAAGGTCTGCAGCCCCACCTGCTTCTTCAACAGCTCCTGGGACAGGTTTTTCAGGGTGGGGTCTGGGGAGTACAACACAGAGATACATTCCATTAGTGCTCTATTTAATCTCTCTCCAGCGGGCAACCAGCATACAGCTGACCAAACAGTTGAGAGGCGGTCAGCCACACCCAACAGTGAGGGTAGCGCAGGTGTGTCTCAACATGACCTGGTGGAGGGGGAAAACACATTGCTCCGTTACACCAAGGGGAAGCCAGCCGTTTAGAGGGTAAAATATTACATTCAATGATCCATGATGTAGATCTATAGTTCTAGACTGTATCATCAACCCATAGAACAAGTGTAGGCACATGGGTTTATCTACAACCAGCGCTCCGACcaaaagacagcacaaacagatgtgGTGCCAGGCTAGAGGTAGTGTCTTACCCAGGATGTTAGTGAGTGGGTCTTGAGGCTTGCTGAGCTCCAGTAGGCTACAGTCCTTGGTGAGTTTGGTGACCAGGGTGCGGTAACTGAACAGCAGTCTGTCTGctgccttctcctcctcctcaatctgacagacacacagatatagAGCAGGTGGTATAAAACATCCTGCTGAGATAATGCTTTTGAAAGTATAACTTTCCACATAGTTTATATCTTAAAAGTTTGATTTGTAAAATACTTCATGTTCGACTCACGTCTTCAAAGTTGTTGGGGTGGATCTCTTTCTCGATGAGGGGCAGCAGGGCA is a window encoding:
- the LOC112216889 gene encoding ADP-ribosylation factor-like protein 1, encoding MGGWFSSLFSGLFGTKEMRILILGLDGAGKTTILYRLQVGEVVTTIPTIGFNVETVTYKNLKFQVWDLGGQTSIRPYWRCYYSNTDAVIYVVDSSDRDRMGISKSELVTMLEEEELKKAILVVFANKQDMEQSMTPAEVANSLGLPALKDRKWQIFKTSATKGTGLDEAMEWLVEALKSRQ